In a genomic window of Corynebacterium coyleae:
- the ctaF gene encoding aa3-type cytochrome oxidase subunit IV: MGTGSKVFYAIGTFLALMAVFYILATAWIGEDAYLFGVEWIGAVGLVLATALCFMLGGYLHIAESRSDVLPEDWEEAEIEDGAGVLGFFSPGSIWPFTMSASILFLGLGIAFWQFWLIAFGAVMLIWATAQLNLQYGIPREKH, encoded by the coding sequence ATGGGAACCGGTTCAAAAGTTTTCTACGCCATTGGCACATTTCTTGCCCTGATGGCAGTGTTCTACATCCTCGCAACGGCGTGGATCGGCGAAGACGCATACCTCTTCGGCGTTGAGTGGATCGGCGCAGTGGGCCTCGTGCTTGCTACCGCACTCTGCTTCATGCTCGGCGGTTACCTCCACATTGCGGAGTCCCGCTCTGACGTCCTCCCGGAAGACTGGGAAGAGGCAGAGATTGAAGACGGCGCTGGCGTGCTGGGCTTCTTCTCGCCGGGCTCGATCTGGCCGTTTACGATGTCTGCATCGATTCTGTTCCTCGGCCTCGGCATTGCCTTCTGGCAGTTCTGGCTGATCGCCTTTGGTGCGGTCATGCTGATCTGGGCTACCGCCCAGCTGAACCTGCAGTACGGTATTCCGCGCGAGAAGCACTAA
- the ctaE gene encoding aa3-type cytochrome oxidase subunit III, which translates to MTTATTNPNMATPQNRLPALNRPNMVSVGTIAFLAQELMFFAGLFAMYFTSRANGLAAGDWSNQTDHLNVLFGGIITVVLIGSSFTSQFGVFAAERGDVYGLRKWFTVTVVLGVIFLGLVAFEWTEMVMHGVTPQSSVYGSVFYIITGFHMAHVTAGIIAFIVVLMRVAKSKFTPAQATAAMVVSYYWHFVDAIWIGVFITLYLVQ; encoded by the coding sequence GTGACGACCGCAACTACTAACCCAAATATGGCGACTCCGCAGAATCGTCTTCCGGCGCTGAACCGGCCGAACATGGTCAGCGTTGGCACGATCGCGTTCCTCGCCCAAGAGCTCATGTTCTTTGCCGGCTTGTTCGCGATGTACTTCACATCGCGCGCAAACGGCCTCGCCGCAGGTGACTGGAGCAACCAGACGGACCACCTCAACGTCCTTTTCGGTGGAATCATTACCGTCGTGCTGATTGGTTCCTCTTTCACCTCTCAGTTCGGCGTGTTCGCTGCAGAACGAGGTGACGTATACGGCTTGCGCAAGTGGTTCACCGTAACCGTTGTGCTTGGCGTCATCTTCCTTGGTCTGGTGGCATTCGAATGGACCGAGATGGTCATGCACGGCGTGACCCCGCAATCCAGCGTTTATGGATCGGTGTTCTACATCATCACCGGTTTCCACATGGCGCACGTGACTGCAGGCATTATCGCGTTCATCGTCGTGCTGATGCGAGTAGCCAAGTCGAAGTTCACCCCGGCACAGGCAACTGCTGCCATGGTGGTTTCGTACTACTGGCACTTCGTTGACGCCATTTGGATCGGCGTGTTCATCACCCTCTACCTCGTCCAGTAG